From Paenibacillus segetis, one genomic window encodes:
- a CDS encoding peptidase, translated as MNKMYKVLATASILTLAAMPLAASAQDVPPATTNHGGTILNQVKVVPGTMGQITNFVNDKTGKFITVTGRGLAPTDQSEMILSITKDTKIIDSKGKRVALQTIIDEKKVVKAFYGPNITKSIPARGTALTLIVQDQSFTAIDGKVSEVKENGIVVTGKDIYNSYEDTIVLHFANKAVILDQNGKAINASDIQVGMSVKAFYGPAVTMSLPPQSTTNYVVVNTEVEESVQEEAPGTDGIITNVENNRITLVGSPMEQGGVDYVILSVDETTQIVNEEGTSLTADALKADIAIEAFYGPAMALSFPGQTHANKIVVKESDSIKVEGTIMASENQSKDQVYVNVGSDKSINNDVILNITEDTKVISLFGGDNELKAGMKVVAYHSPIMTRSLPGITNAKIVLITQDDSVVAPK; from the coding sequence ATGAACAAAATGTATAAAGTATTAGCAACAGCATCCATTTTAACGTTGGCAGCTATGCCGCTCGCGGCAAGTGCACAGGATGTACCACCTGCAACAACGAATCATGGAGGAACCATTCTTAATCAAGTTAAAGTTGTTCCTGGTACCATGGGCCAAATCACAAATTTTGTGAACGATAAAACAGGGAAATTCATTACCGTAACTGGTCGTGGTCTTGCTCCAACCGATCAAAGTGAGATGATTCTATCTATCACCAAAGATACAAAAATTATAGATTCTAAAGGCAAAAGAGTAGCTTTACAAACAATTATCGATGAGAAAAAGGTTGTTAAAGCATTCTATGGCCCGAACATTACAAAGAGTATTCCAGCACGTGGAACTGCCCTAACACTTATTGTTCAAGACCAAAGTTTCACAGCAATTGACGGCAAGGTATCCGAAGTGAAAGAAAATGGGATTGTCGTAACAGGTAAAGATATTTACAATTCATACGAAGATACGATTGTATTGCATTTTGCTAACAAGGCTGTAATCTTGGACCAAAACGGCAAGGCGATCAATGCAAGTGATATCCAAGTTGGTATGAGTGTAAAAGCATTCTATGGTCCTGCTGTTACAATGAGTCTTCCACCACAATCCACAACAAACTATGTCGTGGTGAATACTGAAGTAGAAGAGTCGGTTCAAGAGGAGGCGCCAGGTACGGACGGTATCATTACAAATGTAGAGAATAACAGAATTACCCTTGTCGGCAGCCCGATGGAGCAAGGTGGCGTAGATTATGTTATCCTGTCGGTTGATGAAACAACTCAAATCGTCAACGAAGAAGGTACATCATTAACTGCAGATGCATTGAAAGCTGATATTGCTATAGAGGCTTTCTACGGTCCAGCGATGGCCCTAAGCTTCCCAGGTCAAACCCATGCGAATAAAATCGTGGTTAAAGAATCCGACTCCATTAAAGTCGAAGGCACAATTATGGCATCGGAGAATCAATCCAAAGACCAAGTCTATGTAAATGTTGGCTCTGACAAATCTATTAACAATGATGTAATTCTGAACATCACAGAAGATACCAAAGTCATCTCCCTATTTGGTGGAGATAACGAATTGAAAGCAGGCATGAAAGTTGTCGCTTACCATTCACCAATCATGACCCGGTCATTGCCAGGTATCACTAATGCTAAAATTGTATTGATTACACAGGATGACAGTGTAGTTGCGCCTAAGTAA
- a CDS encoding CAP domain-containing protein, producing MRNTVRNIVITGALVLAPVLAASPTMAAAQNDATQAPNQKMINFNTCGSNFYTILQGGELNQQSLSDLLKKLGLDIKLPTVTVPDANVPDNSKPESSKPESSKPETNKPETNKPEVNKPETNKPETNKPETNKPETNKPSQPPVNNGSDNTDKGDKDSFAAQVVNLVNQERAKAGLQPLKSDAALTNVAMIKAKDMYNNNYFDHNSPTLGSPFDLMTSQGIQYRTAGENIAKGQRTPEEVMNAWMNSAGHRQNILSANYTTIGVAYYNGVWVQEFIG from the coding sequence ATGAGAAATACAGTTAGAAATATTGTGATTACAGGAGCACTTGTATTAGCGCCTGTCTTAGCGGCTAGTCCTACTATGGCTGCTGCGCAGAATGATGCAACTCAAGCCCCTAATCAAAAAATGATCAATTTTAATACATGTGGCTCTAACTTCTATACGATACTGCAGGGAGGAGAACTGAATCAGCAAAGTTTGTCCGACCTATTGAAGAAGTTAGGTCTCGATATAAAACTTCCAACTGTTACAGTGCCTGATGCTAATGTTCCAGATAATAGTAAACCTGAATCTAGCAAACCTGAGTCTAGTAAACCAGAAACAAATAAGCCAGAGACCAATAAACCAGAAGTAAACAAACCAGAAACAAACAAACCAGAAACAAACAAACCAGAGACAAACAAACCAGAGACCAATAAACCAAGCCAACCACCTGTAAATAACGGATCAGATAATACGGATAAAGGTGACAAGGATAGTTTTGCTGCGCAAGTGGTTAATCTAGTGAATCAAGAACGTGCCAAAGCAGGACTTCAACCCTTGAAATCCGATGCTGCGCTTACTAATGTAGCCATGATCAAAGCAAAAGATATGTACAACAACAATTACTTTGACCATAATTCACCTACTTTAGGTTCTCCATTTGATCTAATGACATCACAAGGTATTCAATACCGTACTGCTGGTGAGAACATTGCCAAAGGGCAACGTACACCAGAAGAAGTGATGAATGCTTGGATGAATAGTGCTGGACACCGTCAGAACATCCTAAGTGCAAACTATACAACTATAGGTGTTGCTTACTACAATGGTGTATGGGTACAAGAATTTATTGGATAA